The following nucleotide sequence is from Candidatus Bipolaricaulis sibiricus.
TGGTCGCAGCGGCCCTCGACCAGGTGGACGGTCCCGGTCGGGCGCTGGCTGGAATCGTCACTGGGGTGGGATTCCTCGGTGCGGGCGCGATCATCAAGACCCGGGACATCGTGCGCGGCGTGACGACGGCGGCCTGCATCTGGCTCGTCGCCGCCCTGGGCGCCGTGGCTGGTCAGGGTCTGTACGCCCTCGCCGCGGGGAGCGCGGCCATTGCCCTCCTCGTTCTGCTGGCGCTGAACCAGGTGGAGCGGTTGGTCCCTGCCCACTCCTACCACACCGTGATCGTCCGTGGAAGCGGAACAGCAGCGCAGCAGCTGGAGGCACTGTGCCGAGAGGTGTTCGCGCGGGAGGATCACCGCGTGCTGGCCCTCGATGTCGACCTCGAGCAGGGCGAAGACCGCCTCACGCTCACGTTCTACCTTCGGAGCCGCGGTGTCGTGCGGGCAGTGCCGGTCGCCGAGGCCCTCCTCGCCATCCCGGGCGTGTCCAGCGTTCGCTGGCGGTGACGGGACTGGCTAGAGGCCCAGCTCGGAGCGGGCGGCCTGCATCGCCGCGAGGACGACCCCGACGAACTCCTCCAGAGAGAGGCCGAGCCTTTGGCCGAGCGCGATCCCCTCGCGCGACGCCGAGCGGGCGAACCCCTTCTCCCGGTACCGGTTGAGCACGTTCTGGGGGGTGAGCCCGCCGATCCGGTCCGGGTGGACGAGCGCTGCGGCGACGACCAGCCCGGTGAGGGGATCCACCGCGGTGAGGGCGATCTCGAGGGGGACCCTGGGCTCCCGGTGGCCGGCGTGAGCGAGAATCGCGTCGAGGATCTCCTCGTCCGCGAACCCGCGGGACCGCAGGAGATCGACTGTCCGGTGGCCGTGGACGTCGGGTCGGTCCTTCGTTTCCTCGTAGTCGAGGTCGTGGACGAGGCCGGCCAGTCCCCACCGGTCGGGGTCCTCTCCGAACCGTTGGGCGAGCGCCCGCATCCCCGCCTCCACGGCGAGCATGTGCTTGACGAGGTTCTTCGTCTTGACCCTCTCCTCGACGAGGGCCAGGGCTTCCAGTCGGTTCATCGATCCTCCTTGCGCGGCGGCGATTGTACGCGCGCCGCCCCGTAGGGACAGTGGTCGAGGAGGGGGCAGTCCGGGCAGCGGGGGGCGCGGGGCCGGCACAGCTCCCGGCCGAGCCGGATGAGGTGGAGGTGGAGGTCGAGCTCCCGTCCAGGCGGGACGAGTGGGGCCAGCGCGTCGTGGGGGTCGGCCCGGCCGTCCCACAGCCCGAGGCGCCGCGTGACCCGCGCGATGTGCGTGTCGACGGGGAAGAACGGGCGGTTGAACCCGAACAGGAGCACAACGTACGCCGTCTTCTTCCCCACCCCCGGCAGGGAGAGAAGCCACTCCACGGCCGTCCTGTCGGAGAGGTTGCCGAGGAAGTCGAGAGATAGGGTGCCCCGCTCGTCCCTGATCCGGCGGAGCACGTCCTGGATGCGGGTCGCCCGCTGGCGGTGGAGCCCGGCCCCCCGGATCGCGTCCGCCACGGCCTCTGTTGGCGCCTCGAGGACCACCTCCCACGCCGGGAATCGCGCGCGGAGCCGGGCGTAGGCCACGTCGCGGTTGCGGTCCGAGGTGTGCTGGGAAAGAATGGTCCGAACGAGAAGGTCCAGTGGCGGTTCCTGAGGGGTGAGGCGGGCTGGGCCGTAATGCGCGAGCAAGACCTCTGCCGCCTTGGATAGCCGATTCCTGGGAGGCACGAACCCGAAGGATAGACGGTGTGGCCGCCGCTGCCAACAGGAGGAGAGGATGATCAAGGTCGAAGCCGAATCGGTGGTTGTCGTGCGGTGCCAGGATGGCGAGGGCCTCCCCGCGGTGCTCCTCGACCCCGCGTGGGGGTCGCTCGGGCTCGTGGCGGGGATTGGGATGCTGCGCGACCTCGTTCTGGGCTACTGGAACGGGATGCAGTACGTCGAGGAGCGGATTCCCGAGCCGGTGGAGCTCCTGTCGCTTCAGGGGAACCTTGGGGACGAGGCGGGGAAGCCGGTCCTTCACGCTCACGTGGTCGCCGGGCGGAAGGGCGGTGAGGCGATTGGGGGGCATCTCCTCTCGGCAACCGTCCACAACACGGCGGAGATCGTGTTCCTCCGGCTCCCCGGCGTTCGCCTGGTCCGCCGGCGCGACCCAGGCGGGCTGCTCGGCCTCTACCCTGAGGTCGTGAAGGGTTGACGGGGTCACGGCGCACCGCTACAACCGGACGGGCGAAGGTGGCGGAACTGGCAGACGCGCTGGCCTTAGGAGCCAGTGCCGCAAGGCGTGCGGGTTCGAGTCCCGCCCTTCGCACCACCTGGTCCGGTGGGGATTCGCCCGTATAATCGAAGGGTCAAGCGGGAATAGCTCAGTTGGTAGAGCGCCACCTTGCCAAGGTGGAGGTCGCGGGATCGAATCCCGTTTCCCGCTCCAAGCAGTGCCGAGGTGGCGAAACCGGCAGACGCAGGGGACTTAAAATCCCCGGAGCGAAGGCTCGTGCGGGTTCAACTCCCGCCCTCGGCACAAGCGGGGTGGAGCAATTAGGCAGCTCGCCGGGCTCATAACCCGGAGGTTGCTGGTTCAAGTCCAGCCCCCGCAACCAGAAGGGCGGTGGGCCGGTCTGCGGTTTCCGGTTCCAACCTGCGAACCGGAGGCAGGTGAACCGGCACCCGGTTTTTAGGCGGTGTAGCTCAACCGGCAAGAGCGCGCGGCCCATAACCGCGAGGTTCAGGGTTCGACTCCCTGCGCCGCCAGAGAGACGATCACCGGTTCGCTGGTTTCCGGTTCAGCGGCTGTGACGAACCCGGAACCGCCAACCGGCCAACGGTAGTTCCGGGGATGTAGCTCAGTTGGGAGAGCGCCGCGTTCGCAACGCGGAGGTCGGCGGTTCGACTCCGCTCATCTCCACCAGGCCTGCAAGTCTCTGAGTTCCGCGTCCAACGCACGGGCCAAGGCCTGGAGGTCCCGGTCCGTGTTGTACCCCTGGACGGACACGCGGAGGAGGGAGCGGCCATTCCAGGCGATCACCGGGACCTCGATCCGCCACCGATCGAACAGGCGCCGTTGGAGTGCCCGCCCGTCGCCGGGGGGTAGCGCAAACGCCCGCATCTGGAGCGGCCACGGTGTGGGCTCCCGTCCCACGGGTTGAAGGCCCAGCGCCTCGGCCTCCTCGCTGAACGCGTTGAGAAGCTCGCGACACAGGAATCGGATCACTTCCCAATCGTGCTCGTCCATGAACCGGATCGCCGCCGAGACGGCGAGGAACGGAGCGATGTCCCGCGTCCCCTGCCACTGGTGGTCGTCGAGGAACGGCGACGGCCCCGGCCCCTTGCTC
It contains:
- a CDS encoding Mg(2+)-transport-ATPase-associated protein MgtC, with the translated sequence MSVLEPLGRILFAAVVGGTIGLERELRGRAAGLRTHILVCVGAAVVMVVAAALDQVDGPGRALAGIVTGVGFLGAGAIIKTRDIVRGVTTAACIWLVAALGAVAGQGLYALAAGSAAIALLVLLALNQVERLVPAHSYHTVIVRGSGTAAQQLEALCREVFAREDHRVLALDVDLEQGEDRLTLTFYLRSRGVVRAVPVAEALLAIPGVSSVRWR
- a CDS encoding HDIG domain protein, with the translated sequence MNRLEALALVEERVKTKNLVKHMLAVEAGMRALAQRFGEDPDRWGLAGLVHDLDYEETKDRPDVHGHRTVDLLRSRGFADEEILDAILAHAGHREPRVPLEIALTAVDPLTGLVVAAALVHPDRIGGLTPQNVLNRYREKGFARSASREGIALGQRLGLSLEEFVGVVLAAMQAARSELGL
- a CDS encoding Endonuclease III, which gives rise to MLAHYGPARLTPQEPPLDLLVRTILSQHTSDRNRDVAYARLRARFPAWEVVLEAPTEAVADAIRGAGLHRQRATRIQDVLRRIRDERGTLSLDFLGNLSDRTAVEWLLSLPGVGKKTAYVVLLFGFNRPFFPVDTHIARVTRRLGLWDGRADPHDALAPLVPPGRELDLHLHLIRLGRELCRPRAPRCPDCPLLDHCPYGAARVQSPPRKEDR